A genomic region of Oryza glaberrima chromosome 1, OglaRS2, whole genome shotgun sequence contains the following coding sequences:
- the LOC127768819 gene encoding uncharacterized protein LOC127768819 codes for MQQGRGRGRRRMMQGSSYYAVLGVHPGASAAEIRAAYHRLAMKWHPDKITSGRVDPEEAKSRFQQVHEAYQVLSDEKRRALYDAGMYDPLDDDQEEDVEGFHDFLQEMVSLMATVGREEPVYSLDELRSMLDGMMQDFASSELPSPSGGFFAGAPSSPFANTGAAQQQRGVGSASARAHAHPQVVGNSACLSRMAFSSY; via the exons ATGCagcaggggagggggagggggaggaggaggatgatgcAGGGATCGTCGTACTACGCCGTGCTCGGCGTTCACCCCGGCGCGTCCGCCGCCGAGATACGCGCCGCGTACCACCGCCTCGCCATG AAGTGGCACCCGGACAAGATCACCAGCGGCCGCGTGGATCCGGAGGAAGCCAAGAGCAGGTTCCAGCAGGTGCACGAGGCGTACCAAG TGTTGTCTGACGAGAAGAGGAGGGCGCTCTACGACGCAGGCATGTACGACCCGCTCGACGACGACCAGGAGGAGGACGTCGAG GGCTTCCACGATTTCCTCCAGGAGATGGTGTCCCTCATGGCCACGGTAGGAAGAGAG GAGCCCGTGTACAGCCTGGACGAGCTCCGCTCCATGCTGGACGGGATGATGCAGGATTTCGCCTCGTCCGAATTGCCTTCGCCCAGCGGCGGCTTCTTCGCCGGCGCGCCCTCCTCGCCGTTCGCCAACACCGGCGccgcgcagcagcagcgcggggtcggctccgcctccgcgcgcgcgcacgcgcatCCCCAGGTGGTCGGGAACTCTGCCTGCCTCAGCCGGATGGCCTTCTCCAGCTACTGA
- the LOC127760295 gene encoding protein TRACHEARY ELEMENT DIFFERENTIATION-RELATED 7A-like, which yields MQKEKKNMRNPSQMLRLLLLQVAILAAVLATPSLGRVIGGSKCKCLMCVCDVDPHPLPPSRHHPPPPEEPEPEPTPVYHHYPPPTTPAYSLPPPAQPYGQYPYPYPSQGQAGAAYWPPSTPAEMYPQVRGYIRSAAAHRRRPGHGGLSSRLVVVSVLLVSGLMPLLV from the coding sequence atgcaaaaagaaaaaaaaaacatgaggaaTCCAAGCCAAATGCTgcgactgctgctgctgcaggtggCAATCCTCGCCGCCGTTCTCGCGACACCGTCGCTGGGCCGAGTGATAGGGGGCAGCAAGTGCAAGTGCCTCATGTGCGTCTGCGACGTGGACCCGCACCCGCTCCCGCCGTCgcgccaccacccgccgccgccggaggagccggagccggagccgacgCCGGTGTACCACCACTACcctccgccgacgacgcccgcgtactccctcccgccgccggcgcagccgTACGGGCAGTACCCGTACCCGTACCCGTCGCAGGGGCAGGCCGGGGCGGCGTActggccgccgtcgacgccggcggAGATGTACCCGCAGGTCAGGGGGTAcatccggtccgccgccgctcaccgtcgGCGTCCCGGCCACGGCGGGCTCTCGTCGCGCTTGGTCGTCGTCTCCGTCTTGCTCGTGTCCGGCCTAATGCCACTGCTCGTGTAG
- the LOC127759872 gene encoding non-specific lipid transfer protein GPI-anchored 25-like — protein MGPTALHLIAVAVAAVVAAAAAPAPASASASAAGAFSEVPPETPCAAAIVSVAPCLAHVAVVAPPARPAPAPTEACCAAFLLGVSPSGGGGEGCFCHLLRDPLLLGFPVNTARLGALLPTCAAANANASAAAAVEAATLFADTCRDLKSLPEMRFLPDPPPTPTISPAAVPGSMPPTTEERSTPVPVPPQDRSGSETSTPSRNFLVVLLALTAAAAADLIQL, from the exons ATGGGCCCCACCGCGCTCCAcctcatcgccgtcgccgtcgccgccgtcgtggccgcggcggcggcaccggctccggcttcggcgtcggcgtcggcggccggggCGTTCTCGGAGGTGCCGCCGGAGACGCCGTGCGCGGCGGCCATCGTGTCGGTGGCGCCGTGCCTGGCGCACgtcgcggtggtggcgccgcccgcgcggcccgcgcccgcgcccacgGAGGCCTGCTGCGCGGCCTTCCTCCTCGGCGTCTcccccagcggcggcggcggggaggggtgcTTCTGCCACCTGCTCCGCGACCCGCTCCTCCTTGGCTTCCCCGTCAACACCGCGAGGCTCGGCGCGCTCCTTcccacctgcgccgccgccaacgccaacgcctccgcggccgccgccgtcgaggccgccACGCTCTTCGCCGACACGTGCCGAG ACCTCAAGTCACTGCCAGAGATGCGTTTCCTACCTGACCCACCTCCCACGCCAACAATTTCTCCAG CTGCCGTCCCAGGATCAATGCCCCCGACGACGGAGGAGCGTTCGACGCCCGTGCCTGTGCCGCCACAGGACCGGTCTGGATCGGAGACCTCAACTCCCAGCCGGAATTTCCTTGTGGTGTTGTTAGCcctaacagcagcagcagcggcagatTTGATCCAGCTGTAG